In Plantibacter sp. PA-3-X8, one DNA window encodes the following:
- a CDS encoding Asp23/Gls24 family envelope stress response protein, with translation MSDDTKHPDQHHIPTPAEVRAEHPTVLVPAHPDDEVRRIESHDGEHAGGTAPAPVVAPANGAVAGPEAAEPAVADSVSAETPTVTVTVSEPVASPEPADAPVVELDAGRRREQEADELAQVIASTAETVPGVHALGSPTARAIDSARTRLLGRTAVPGVNVLADDDVLNVEVSLVAEYPASIDEVADTVRADVAAALEARHPGPVDIDITVTDIHGPFDPIEPDPGEAIDGAKAAIGDATSAAGAAIGDTAEAAGDALGTAKAAASDAVDSARAGAADLADAAGDAVEQRTGRSEGDDGRSLENEQPGAAAGADGELVADGDAGGEPIDAVVSDASDDVSEELAEAAHQLATAADSLATVADEVTHGDSNLAGAEPVGAADAGPTSDLVSDPEQDGGTAETVDGTPSALESADEDTHDQPAPKVADVDEVTDAPAEATAVQAAAPTKEQ, from the coding sequence ATGAGCGACGACACGAAGCACCCGGACCAGCACCACATCCCCACCCCGGCCGAGGTCCGGGCTGAGCACCCGACGGTGCTCGTGCCCGCGCATCCCGATGACGAGGTCCGTCGCATCGAGTCGCACGACGGCGAGCACGCGGGTGGGACCGCGCCCGCTCCTGTGGTCGCGCCGGCGAACGGGGCTGTCGCTGGTCCGGAGGCCGCTGAACCGGCCGTGGCCGACTCGGTCTCCGCCGAGACGCCGACGGTGACGGTGACCGTGTCGGAGCCGGTGGCTTCGCCGGAACCGGCAGACGCACCGGTGGTCGAGCTCGACGCCGGCCGCCGGCGTGAGCAGGAGGCCGACGAACTCGCCCAGGTCATCGCCTCGACGGCCGAGACGGTCCCCGGCGTGCACGCCCTCGGTTCCCCGACGGCCCGCGCCATCGACAGTGCCCGCACCCGCCTGCTCGGTCGCACCGCCGTCCCCGGCGTCAACGTCCTGGCCGACGACGACGTGCTGAACGTCGAGGTCTCACTGGTGGCCGAGTACCCGGCCAGCATCGACGAGGTCGCGGACACCGTCCGGGCCGACGTCGCGGCGGCGCTGGAGGCCCGCCACCCCGGACCGGTCGACATCGACATCACGGTCACCGACATCCACGGGCCGTTCGACCCGATCGAGCCCGACCCGGGCGAGGCGATCGACGGGGCGAAGGCCGCCATCGGTGACGCGACGTCCGCGGCGGGTGCTGCGATCGGCGATACGGCGGAGGCCGCCGGCGATGCCCTCGGCACGGCGAAGGCTGCTGCATCGGACGCGGTGGACTCGGCGCGAGCCGGAGCGGCCGACCTGGCCGACGCCGCTGGCGATGCGGTGGAGCAGCGGACCGGCCGGTCCGAGGGCGACGACGGCCGGTCACTGGAGAACGAGCAGCCAGGCGCGGCCGCCGGCGCAGACGGCGAGCTCGTGGCTGACGGCGACGCCGGCGGCGAACCGATCGATGCGGTGGTGTCGGATGCCTCCGACGACGTGTCCGAGGAACTCGCCGAGGCCGCCCACCAGCTGGCCACCGCGGCCGACTCGCTCGCGACCGTCGCTGACGAGGTGACGCACGGCGACTCGAACCTCGCCGGCGCTGAGCCCGTCGGGGCGGCTGACGCAGGCCCGACTTCCGACCTGGTTTCGGATCCCGAGCAGGACGGCGGCACCGCAGAGACCGTCGACGGAACCCCGAGCGCCCTCGAGTCCGCCGACGAGGACACGCACGACCAGCCTGCACCGAAGGTCGCTGACGTCGACGAGGTGACGGACGCTCCCGCCGAGGCCACGGCCGTCCAAGCTGCGGCGCCGACGAAGGAGCAGTGA
- a CDS encoding DUF6286 domain-containing protein yields the protein MSTPALYRRAVRRETHSPRSTLAITIAIILALVLAWLGTESVLAAIGQPALLVAPKDIVTAVLTAATAPAPLLVAIGAVAAIIGLVLIVLSLAPARQGRRGSIADRTAAVVDDRVIAQSLARVASYAGDIDPSQVSVSVGARSARVDVTPTSGRRVDQREIQQAVDAEVASYDYRPALRAKVRVSSKGTVA from the coding sequence GTGAGCACCCCAGCCCTGTACCGCCGCGCGGTGCGTCGCGAGACCCACTCGCCGCGGTCGACGCTCGCGATCACGATCGCGATCATCCTCGCGCTTGTGCTCGCCTGGCTCGGCACCGAATCGGTCCTGGCCGCGATCGGGCAGCCGGCGCTCCTCGTCGCACCGAAGGACATCGTCACCGCGGTGCTCACTGCCGCGACCGCACCGGCCCCGCTGCTCGTCGCCATCGGCGCGGTCGCGGCGATCATCGGCCTCGTGCTGATCGTCCTGTCGCTGGCCCCCGCCCGCCAAGGGCGTCGCGGGTCGATCGCCGACCGCACCGCGGCCGTCGTGGACGACCGCGTGATCGCGCAGTCGCTCGCCCGCGTCGCCTCGTACGCCGGTGACATCGACCCCTCGCAGGTGAGCGTCAGCGTCGGCGCCAGGAGCGCCCGCGTCGACGTCACGCCGACGAGCGGCCGACGCGTCGACCAGCGCGAGATCCAGCAGGCCGTGGACGCGGAGGTCGCGTCCTACGACTACCGGCCGGCGCTCCGCGCCAAGGTCCGCGTGAGCAGCAAGGGAACGGTTGCCTGA
- a CDS encoding DUF2273 domain-containing protein — translation MTTTDRGILVGAVLALAAVAFGFWSMILVALFMLIGFGVGRVLEGKLDLRGVADALRGRRSS, via the coding sequence GTGACCACGACCGATCGCGGCATCCTCGTCGGTGCCGTCCTGGCACTGGCTGCCGTCGCATTCGGGTTCTGGAGCATGATCCTCGTCGCGCTGTTCATGCTGATCGGATTCGGCGTCGGACGCGTGCTCGAGGGCAAGCTCGACCTGCGCGGTGTCGCCGACGCGCTCCGCGGGCGGCGGTCGTCGTGA
- a CDS encoding Asp23/Gls24 family envelope stress response protein — protein MSNTTDTANHAATASTGKNVIADGVVQKVAGIAAREVPGVHDLGGGAARAIGAIRNAINAQDRGQGVSVEVGEKQVAADIVIVAEYPVDLQRVADDVRRSVTDAISNVVGMDVTEVNVTVSDVHIPSDDDNDADESRVQ, from the coding sequence ATGTCGAACACCACCGACACCGCCAACCACGCAGCCACCGCCTCCACGGGCAAGAACGTCATCGCCGACGGCGTCGTCCAGAAGGTCGCCGGCATCGCAGCCCGCGAGGTCCCCGGCGTGCACGACCTCGGCGGCGGAGCAGCTCGCGCCATCGGCGCCATCCGCAACGCCATCAACGCCCAGGACCGCGGTCAGGGCGTCTCGGTCGAGGTCGGCGAGAAGCAGGTCGCCGCTGACATCGTGATCGTCGCCGAGTACCCCGTCGACCTCCAGCGCGTCGCGGACGACGTCCGTCGCAGCGTCACCGACGCGATCTCGAACGTCGTGGGTATGGACGTCACCGAGGTCAACGTCACCGTCTCCGACGTCCACATCCCGTCGGACGACGACAACGACGCTGACGAGAGCCGCGTCCAGTGA